A genomic stretch from Chryseobacterium sp. SNU WT5 includes:
- a CDS encoding peptide MFS transporter, with protein MDNTEALDAPEQFLEGKPVGKHPKGLWVLFGTEMWERFNFYGMRALLTLFMVNSLLMKEGDVTIIYGGFLALCYLTPMLGGFIADRFLGNRYCIIVGGALMAIGQFLMFMSASTFDSNLSSAQMLMWVALGVIIFGNGFFKPNISSMVGSLYPKQEKSKLDSAFTIFYMGINLGAFLGQFICPFLGDVKDAGGMRDIHAFKWGFLAASIAMVIGTLTFVLLKNKYVVTPEGRPIGGLPSENTAEDFEEGEAQTANFSGKSIGIAVAIFVLTFFGFQYLFVDKIGFGSVGMGEFVKAVIYPFIYSMGLALAYLIMSATENKVERDRIWVIYIVSFFIIFFWAAFEQAGSSLTFIADNQTDRHIFGWNMPPSMVQIFNGLFIVILAVPFSMLWDKLRANKKEPVSPLKQAIGLGLIALSYLIIAYNVKDLGNSGLLAVKWLILLYLIQTMGELCLSPIGLSLVGKLAPKRFASLLFGVFFIANAAGYALSGTLGSILPATGDKFQKASELGINLQDVLDKKVTLSADQLSLLNKEQISTVYNSFVGFEIHNLFEFFMVFVILCGIAGAILALISPILKKMMHGVN; from the coding sequence ATGGATAATACTGAAGCATTAGATGCGCCAGAACAATTTCTAGAAGGAAAGCCCGTGGGAAAACATCCCAAAGGTTTGTGGGTGCTTTTCGGAACAGAAATGTGGGAGCGTTTCAATTTTTATGGAATGCGCGCACTGTTGACGCTCTTTATGGTTAACTCTTTATTAATGAAGGAAGGTGATGTTACCATAATTTACGGTGGATTTTTGGCACTTTGTTATCTTACTCCAATGCTTGGAGGGTTTATTGCAGACCGATTCTTAGGAAATAGATATTGTATTATTGTCGGAGGAGCTTTAATGGCGATCGGGCAATTTTTAATGTTTATGAGTGCTTCTACATTCGATTCCAATTTAAGTTCTGCGCAAATGCTGATGTGGGTTGCATTAGGAGTGATTATTTTTGGAAATGGCTTCTTTAAACCGAACATTTCTTCCATGGTGGGAAGTCTCTATCCGAAACAGGAAAAATCGAAATTAGATTCAGCTTTTACCATTTTCTACATGGGAATTAACTTAGGAGCTTTTTTAGGTCAGTTTATTTGTCCTTTTTTAGGAGATGTAAAAGATGCAGGTGGAATGAGAGATATTCACGCGTTCAAATGGGGCTTTTTAGCCGCATCTATTGCCATGGTAATCGGAACTTTAACTTTTGTTCTGCTTAAAAACAAATATGTTGTAACACCGGAAGGAAGACCAATTGGTGGATTGCCAAGTGAAAACACCGCAGAAGATTTTGAAGAAGGTGAAGCTCAAACCGCTAATTTCTCCGGAAAATCAATCGGTATCGCTGTGGCTATTTTTGTATTAACATTCTTTGGCTTCCAATATCTATTTGTAGATAAGATCGGATTTGGTTCCGTTGGAATGGGAGAATTTGTGAAAGCCGTAATTTATCCTTTCATCTATTCTATGGGACTTGCTTTAGCCTATCTAATCATGTCAGCAACCGAAAATAAAGTAGAGAGAGACCGGATCTGGGTAATTTATATTGTATCCTTTTTCATCATTTTCTTCTGGGCAGCTTTTGAACAGGCAGGATCTTCTTTAACCTTTATTGCAGATAACCAAACCGACAGACATATTTTCGGCTGGAATATGCCACCATCCATGGTACAGATTTTTAATGGTTTATTTATTGTGATTTTGGCAGTTCCATTCAGTATGCTTTGGGACAAGTTGAGAGCAAATAAGAAAGAACCCGTTTCGCCTTTAAAACAAGCAATTGGACTTGGTTTAATCGCTTTAAGTTATTTAATTATCGCTTACAATGTAAAAGATTTAGGAAACTCAGGTCTTTTAGCTGTAAAATGGTTGATTTTACTTTATCTGATCCAAACAATGGGTGAACTTTGTTTATCACCAATTGGTTTATCTTTAGTTGGTAAATTAGCACCTAAGAGATTTGCATCATTGTTATTTGGAGTATTCTTCATTGCCAATGCAGCAGGTTATGCTTTATCAGGAACTTTAGGGTCAATATTACCTGCAACTGGTGACAAATTCCAAAAAGCTTCAGAATTAGGCATTAATCTTCAGGATGTTTTAGATAAAAAAGTTACTTTAAGTGCAGATCAATTATCTCTTCTTAATAAAGAACAAATTTCAACGGTATACAATAGTTTCGTTGGATTTGAAATTCATAATTTATTTGAATTCTTCATGGTATTTGTTATTCTTTGTGGAATTGCAGGAGCAATTTTAGCATTAATTTCTCCTATCTTGAAAAAAATGATGCATGGTGTAAACTAG
- a CDS encoding peptide MFS transporter has product MNLTLEQIQDFKGKYPKQIWSLFFSEMWERFCFYGMRGMLVFFMISQLNLDEKDANLQYGATQAFVYAFTFVGGLFADKILGFRKSLFWGGFLMIIGSLILAFDPHQYFFLGISFTVVGTGFFKPNISTMVGKLYKSGDNRTDAGFSLFYAGINLGALLGGYLCIAIGKGELLSHLIPEGLHWNVAFGLAAIVMVISLVNFVFTQRTLGPIGLQPQKALANGDLVSMEKWKEYGVYALSLIFIPMIMVMVAKTEYTDYFMYTIGPLTLIYLFYEMSKVSKAERSKLFAALIFILFSIIFWGIYEQSGGSLSIFAAHNLNNDLLGLDPNGVNNSGGAFFILLVAVPIGLLWIWLSKKKLEPNTIIKFGLGFIFLGLGFYAIYATKFFANAAGVTSLSLFTIALFIITLGEMCLSPIGLSIMTKLSTQKLQGMMMGLWFLASAYGQYVAGLIGANIATAREGASNIEKLEAYTSGYKDLGLYAVIAGIILIVISPLVKKLMREVR; this is encoded by the coding sequence ATGAATCTAACGCTCGAACAAATTCAGGATTTCAAAGGAAAATATCCTAAACAAATTTGGTCCCTCTTTTTCTCGGAAATGTGGGAACGTTTTTGTTTCTACGGAATGCGCGGAATGCTTGTATTCTTTATGATTTCACAATTGAATCTTGATGAGAAAGATGCGAATTTACAATACGGAGCCACACAGGCTTTCGTTTACGCTTTTACGTTTGTAGGAGGTTTATTTGCTGACAAAATTTTAGGATTCCGAAAATCTTTGTTTTGGGGTGGATTTCTAATGATCATTGGAAGTTTAATTTTAGCGTTCGATCCTCATCAGTACTTCTTTTTAGGAATTTCATTTACCGTAGTAGGAACCGGATTCTTTAAACCAAATATTTCTACCATGGTTGGTAAGCTTTATAAGAGCGGGGACAACCGTACCGACGCGGGTTTTTCTTTATTTTACGCAGGGATTAACTTAGGCGCCCTACTTGGCGGTTATCTTTGTATCGCTATTGGGAAAGGCGAATTACTATCTCATTTAATCCCGGAAGGATTGCATTGGAATGTCGCTTTCGGTTTAGCAGCAATAGTAATGGTCATTAGTTTGGTTAATTTCGTATTTACGCAAAGAACCTTAGGGCCGATCGGGCTTCAACCCCAAAAAGCACTTGCTAATGGAGACTTGGTCTCCATGGAGAAATGGAAGGAATATGGGGTTTATGCATTGTCTTTAATTTTCATTCCCATGATTATGGTGATGGTAGCAAAAACAGAGTATACCGATTATTTCATGTACACTATCGGACCACTAACCTTAATTTATCTATTTTATGAAATGTCCAAAGTCAGTAAAGCAGAGCGAAGCAAACTATTCGCAGCACTGATTTTCATCCTTTTCTCCATCATATTTTGGGGAATTTATGAACAAAGTGGTGGCTCGCTCAGTATTTTTGCTGCCCATAATTTAAATAACGATTTATTGGGTCTGGATCCAAACGGGGTCAACAATTCGGGTGGTGCATTTTTCATTTTATTAGTGGCGGTCCCGATCGGTTTACTTTGGATTTGGTTAAGCAAAAAGAAATTGGAACCGAATACTATCATTAAATTCGGTTTAGGTTTTATATTCTTAGGCTTAGGTTTTTACGCCATTTATGCGACTAAATTCTTTGCAAATGCTGCAGGGGTTACTTCCCTGAGTTTATTTACGATTGCGCTTTTTATCATAACCTTGGGAGAAATGTGCCTCTCACCAATCGGACTGTCGATCATGACCAAACTCTCCACCCAAAAATTGCAGGGAATGATGATGGGATTATGGTTCCTGGCTTCAGCGTACGGGCAATATGTTGCTGGTCTTATTGGAGCTAATATTGCAACCGCTAGAGAAGGTGCTTCAAATATTGAAAAATTGGAGGCATACACATCAGGTTATAAAGATTTAGGTTTATATGCAGTAATTGCAGGAATAATTCTAATTGTAATTTCACCTTTGGTCAAGAAATTGATGAGAGAAGTTCGTTAG
- a CDS encoding thioredoxin family protein, which translates to MKKITAFFIFFITLSVSAQVKWMTLEEGTAAQKITPKKLFIDFYADWCAPCKIMDKTTYNHPVIAQYLNENYYPVKFNAEGNEKITLFGRVFSNTGFVRGKQKNSMHELTKYMNVNAVPSIVFLDDKGNPITILQGALSAKELEPYLPFIAHDDFKKISTREQWENYQKKFKSSIKD; encoded by the coding sequence ATGAAAAAAATTACTGCCTTTTTTATATTTTTTATTACCCTGTCTGTATCTGCACAAGTAAAGTGGATGACTTTGGAGGAGGGAACAGCTGCACAAAAAATAACACCAAAAAAACTATTTATTGATTTCTACGCGGATTGGTGTGCACCATGCAAAATCATGGATAAAACCACGTACAATCATCCTGTTATAGCCCAATATCTTAATGAGAATTACTATCCCGTAAAATTTAATGCAGAAGGAAATGAAAAGATCACTTTATTTGGAAGAGTTTTTTCGAACACAGGTTTCGTACGTGGTAAGCAAAAGAACTCCATGCATGAATTAACAAAATATATGAATGTAAATGCTGTTCCGTCTATTGTTTTCTTAGATGATAAAGGAAATCCTATAACTATTTTACAGGGAGCATTATCTGCAAAAGAACTGGAACCATACCTTCCCTTTATTGCGCATGATGATTTCAAGAAAATCAGCACAAGAGAACAATGGGAAAATTATCAGAAAAAATTTAAATCCAGCATTAAAGATTAA
- the recG gene encoding ATP-dependent DNA helicase RecG, with translation MNLETSIEFLKGIGPERAKFITNVLGFSTVEDFLTFYPLRYIDKSKLYKIGELKAESESEIQFKGKITDIQEVAYGKGQKRLTAKFRDDSGTVELVWFRYSKWMKEQLPLNQEIYIFGKVNEFNGLFSMPHPEIEIDEKKALSESLLPIYPGSEKLSKRGLNNKFFQTVIADILKHLPNLVNENLPDTLMKSLNLIGRIPSLYHIHFPKDLNHFQHAEKRVKFEEAFFFQLGFGLKKQHHKASVVGNPFPKIGDYFTNFYEHSIPFELTNAQKRVLKEIRNDMKKPIQMNRLLQGDVGSGKTMVALLSMLIAMDNDFQSCLMAPTEILAQQHFQSILELLAGTDIKVRLLTGSTKTSDRKVIHKELLDGELSILIGTHAVLEDIVKFKNLGLAIIDEQHRFGVAQRARLWAKNTIPPHILVMTATPIPRTLAMSFYSDLDVSVIDELPIGRKPIITAHRREKDRLTLFRFAKEEIEKGRQVYFVYPLIEESETLDYKNLLENFDHILEFYEGFNVTMLHGRMKPAEKEVAMQYFASGKAHIMVATTVIEVGVNVPNASVMIIESAERFGLSQLHQLRGRVGRGAEQSYCILVTSDKLSSDSRTRMKTMVETNDGFKISEVDMKLRGPGDILGTQQSGVVDFKKLDLIADGKIIKVAKSTVENLLKNDPHLENPENFELRTYYAKQYKGKNKWSRIS, from the coding sequence TTGAATTTAGAAACTTCCATAGAATTTTTAAAGGGAATCGGGCCCGAACGAGCTAAATTCATTACTAATGTTTTGGGCTTTTCAACAGTAGAAGATTTCTTGACATTTTATCCACTCCGTTATATCGATAAGAGTAAATTATATAAAATTGGAGAGTTGAAAGCTGAATCAGAGTCTGAAATTCAGTTTAAGGGGAAAATAACAGATATCCAGGAGGTAGCTTATGGCAAAGGTCAAAAAAGACTAACAGCAAAATTCCGTGATGATTCGGGGACAGTGGAGCTGGTTTGGTTTCGGTATTCAAAATGGATGAAAGAGCAACTTCCTTTAAACCAGGAGATCTATATCTTTGGAAAAGTCAACGAGTTTAATGGATTATTTTCAATGCCTCATCCAGAAATTGAAATTGATGAAAAAAAAGCACTCTCAGAAAGTCTTTTACCCATTTACCCCGGAAGTGAAAAACTTTCCAAAAGAGGTCTTAACAATAAATTCTTTCAAACGGTTATCGCAGACATTCTAAAACATCTACCAAATTTAGTTAATGAAAATCTTCCCGATACCCTAATGAAGAGCCTCAATCTGATAGGAAGAATTCCTTCTTTATATCATATCCATTTTCCTAAGGATTTAAATCATTTTCAACATGCAGAAAAAAGAGTAAAGTTTGAAGAAGCATTTTTCTTTCAGTTAGGTTTTGGTTTAAAAAAGCAGCATCACAAAGCATCCGTTGTGGGAAATCCTTTCCCAAAAATCGGTGACTATTTTACAAATTTCTATGAGCATTCAATTCCTTTTGAACTCACAAATGCACAAAAGAGAGTTTTAAAAGAAATACGAAATGATATGAAAAAGCCTATTCAAATGAACAGGCTTCTTCAAGGAGATGTTGGTTCTGGAAAAACGATGGTAGCACTTCTATCGATGTTAATCGCTATGGACAATGACTTTCAAAGTTGTTTGATGGCTCCTACAGAAATTTTGGCCCAACAGCACTTTCAATCGATTCTAGAACTTTTAGCCGGAACAGATATTAAAGTTCGTTTGTTGACGGGATCTACGAAGACTTCAGATCGGAAGGTTATTCACAAAGAGCTTCTCGATGGTGAACTTTCTATTCTGATAGGCACCCACGCTGTTCTGGAGGATATTGTGAAATTTAAAAATCTAGGACTGGCCATTATTGATGAACAGCACCGTTTCGGCGTAGCTCAAAGAGCAAGATTATGGGCAAAAAACACGATTCCACCGCATATTCTGGTAATGACCGCAACTCCAATTCCTCGGACTTTAGCGATGAGTTTTTATAGTGATCTAGATGTTTCTGTAATTGACGAGTTACCAATTGGAAGAAAACCCATTATTACAGCGCATAGAAGAGAGAAAGACCGTCTCACACTTTTCCGCTTTGCAAAAGAGGAGATTGAAAAAGGCCGTCAGGTTTACTTTGTTTATCCTTTGATTGAAGAATCAGAAACTTTAGATTATAAAAATTTACTGGAAAACTTCGACCATATTCTGGAATTTTATGAAGGTTTTAATGTAACTATGCTTCATGGCAGAATGAAACCAGCAGAAAAAGAAGTTGCAATGCAGTATTTCGCTTCGGGAAAAGCACATATTATGGTTGCAACAACGGTAATCGAAGTAGGTGTAAATGTTCCAAATGCGTCTGTGATGATTATTGAGAGTGCTGAAAGATTTGGACTATCACAACTTCATCAGCTTCGTGGTCGTGTGGGTCGTGGTGCAGAACAGAGTTATTGCATTTTGGTAACTTCAGATAAACTTTCCAGTGACAGCCGAACCCGAATGAAAACGATGGTTGAAACCAATGACGGTTTTAAAATCTCGGAAGTCGATATGAAATTACGTGGTCCAGGCGATATTTTAGGCACGCAGCAAAGTGGAGTCGTGGATTTTAAAAAACTCGATTTAATCGCCGATGGAAAAATCATTAAAGTGGCAAAGTCTACGGTGGAAAATTTACTTAAGAACGATCCCCATTTGGAAAATCCTGAAAATTTTGAGTTAAGAACCTATTATGCCAAACAATATAAAGGCAAAAATAAATGGAGCCGAATATCCTAA
- a CDS encoding DUF5686 family protein, whose amino-acid sequence MKNIFSFVFLFVVCGAFGQSKITVLKTGERTPVSNASVFCKGILLGKTNTEGALNFKTKCKKVDVKAAGFYEDEVVVDKVMELTLSKTDPKTQSIESVVIADKSDPRALVILQKVNDEFKNNSPQSLDSYSFKSYEKISFDFDEDSIRQYNQYLDRRLDSLKLLPQKVQTAEKKKDSLESVNVMKLMTQSKLFLWERASEFLYSKSYGEKVNILDNRISGLQQPVYELLALRSNRNKIPKEIKAENRSLYRFFLTDTIEIDGRKNYVIRFRQVDYQKTIQKRKFNGYLYIDTETYAVKKIESNSKKKSEGSITSIWIPLANKWFLSKENFKIKMGSTNFKPSKKENKTTEKSTDSKTKKFGNYVFVMADYFDFKTDVETNKKDYSGYSMSVKNSDGSILDQYRTDSLSAREKLTYTKIDSVGKKYKLDQKVNVFSGFLKGKIRVGKVDFDALQLIKYNQYEGIRAGVGAKMNEKFNKYISPDAYLAYGFKDHTWKYGAGIDFKTTLEKTSFFRAEYYSDVEAAGRFNEDLWNFKMKIMNSGIDLNNEKFYKFDGFKLSYENDLSNAFTLRLSGKKDQEEAKFNYNYKNLGSQFQNFATQLTLKYAPNSKNMMTPSGKLTYEQNYPEFYFNYEQGIKALGGDFSFSRFDFLAQHQFKTKAGVTGVRVYTGLVSGDAPIWHQFAINGLGKGESTWNFNFTSYLGFATMEGGKYYNDKFIGYYFTHRIPYYFRTFGKTTSSFDVVYKGIIGDMKNPQDHQFQFQKLDHLYQEIGLETNNFLGTPFNLGFFYRVGYYSTPIFKDNFAIQLKLNFLGF is encoded by the coding sequence ATGAAAAATATATTCTCCTTTGTCTTTCTATTTGTTGTCTGTGGTGCGTTCGGACAATCAAAAATAACCGTTTTGAAGACGGGAGAAAGAACTCCTGTATCCAATGCATCTGTCTTTTGCAAAGGAATATTATTAGGTAAAACGAATACTGAAGGAGCTCTAAATTTTAAAACAAAATGTAAAAAAGTTGATGTTAAGGCTGCAGGTTTTTACGAGGATGAGGTCGTTGTAGACAAAGTGATGGAACTAACTCTTTCTAAAACCGATCCGAAAACACAATCTATTGAAAGTGTCGTGATCGCCGACAAAAGTGACCCAAGAGCTTTAGTCATTTTACAGAAAGTAAATGATGAGTTTAAAAATAATTCACCTCAAAGTTTAGACAGTTACTCCTTTAAATCTTATGAGAAGATCTCCTTTGATTTTGATGAAGACAGTATCAGACAATATAATCAATATCTCGATCGCCGACTTGATTCGCTAAAATTACTTCCACAAAAGGTTCAAACCGCTGAAAAGAAAAAAGATTCTTTAGAAAGTGTGAACGTGATGAAATTGATGACGCAGAGTAAACTTTTTTTATGGGAAAGAGCATCTGAATTTCTATATTCTAAAAGCTATGGTGAAAAAGTGAATATTCTTGACAATCGGATTTCTGGATTACAGCAGCCCGTTTATGAACTACTGGCACTGCGTTCTAACAGAAATAAAATCCCAAAAGAAATTAAAGCTGAAAATCGATCTTTGTACCGATTTTTTCTCACCGACACCATTGAGATTGATGGTAGAAAAAATTATGTAATCCGTTTTCGTCAGGTTGATTATCAAAAAACGATTCAAAAACGGAAGTTTAATGGATATCTCTACATCGATACCGAAACTTACGCTGTAAAGAAGATTGAGAGCAACAGTAAGAAAAAAAGCGAGGGATCAATTACCAGCATTTGGATTCCTTTAGCCAATAAATGGTTTTTAAGCAAAGAAAATTTTAAGATAAAGATGGGTTCTACTAATTTTAAACCCTCTAAAAAAGAAAACAAAACCACAGAGAAATCAACCGATAGTAAAACTAAAAAATTTGGTAACTATGTCTTTGTGATGGCAGATTACTTTGATTTTAAAACAGATGTTGAAACTAATAAAAAAGATTATTCAGGATATTCTATGTCTGTTAAAAATTCAGATGGCAGTATACTGGACCAATACCGAACAGACTCTTTATCAGCGCGTGAAAAATTGACTTACACCAAAATTGACAGCGTTGGCAAAAAATACAAATTGGATCAAAAAGTGAATGTTTTTTCGGGATTTCTTAAAGGTAAAATTCGTGTAGGTAAGGTAGATTTTGATGCATTACAATTGATCAAATACAATCAATACGAAGGTATTCGCGCGGGTGTTGGTGCTAAAATGAATGAAAAATTTAATAAATATATTTCACCGGATGCCTATCTGGCTTACGGTTTCAAGGATCATACCTGGAAATATGGAGCTGGAATTGATTTTAAAACGACGTTAGAAAAAACATCCTTTTTCCGTGCAGAATATTATAGCGATGTTGAAGCAGCCGGACGATTTAATGAAGATCTATGGAATTTCAAAATGAAAATTATGAATTCCGGAATTGATTTAAATAATGAAAAATTCTATAAATTCGATGGTTTTAAACTTTCTTATGAGAATGACCTATCAAATGCATTTACGTTAAGATTAAGTGGTAAGAAAGATCAAGAAGAAGCTAAATTTAATTACAACTATAAAAATTTGGGTAGCCAATTTCAAAACTTCGCTACGCAGTTGACTCTTAAATACGCCCCGAATTCCAAAAACATGATGACACCATCGGGGAAACTAACCTACGAGCAGAATTATCCAGAATTCTATTTCAACTATGAGCAGGGAATAAAGGCTTTAGGTGGAGATTTCAGTTTCAGTAGATTTGATTTTTTAGCTCAACATCAATTTAAGACCAAAGCAGGCGTAACCGGTGTTCGGGTATACACAGGTTTAGTAAGCGGAGATGCTCCAATTTGGCATCAGTTTGCAATCAATGGGTTAGGCAAAGGAGAAAGTACATGGAATTTCAATTTCACCTCTTATTTGGGCTTTGCAACAATGGAAGGTGGTAAATATTATAACGACAAATTTATCGGGTATTATTTCACCCATAGAATACCATATTACTTCCGTACTTTTGGGAAAACAACATCAAGTTTCGACGTGGTTTATAAAGGAATAATTGGCGATATGAAAAATCCGCAGGATCACCAGTTTCAATTTCAAAAGCTAGATCATTTGTACCAGGAAATTGGCTTAGAAACCAATAATTTTTTGGGAACTCCGTTTAATTTAGGATTCTTTTATAGGGTTGGGTACTACTCCACTCCAATCTTCAAAGACAATTTCGCCATACAATTAAAACTCAACTTTTTAGGATTTTAA
- the folP gene encoding dihydropteroate synthase — MNTTISDFDLTSFNTLNSRGHLIDLSKPKIMGILNLTPDSFSDGGKFNNEHAALTQVEKMVNEGAEIIDIGAQSTRPHADLLSSEEEISRIGKYISKIKRTFPEILISLDTFYSDTVKYGFEEGIDLVNDVSGGNYDHKMFEMVASTGLPYILMHVNPTYDLMHEKLIDQDIILNINYYFSEKIQQLRSFGVKDIILDPGFGFGKTVAQQHQMIDELETLSFGQYPLLIGISRKSFIYKPLGKSALDIEEETQKIHLKVLEKGAKILRVHDVFSTKKTIDLFLET, encoded by the coding sequence ATGAACACTACTATTTCCGACTTTGATTTAACTTCATTTAATACGCTAAACTCTCGTGGCCACTTAATTGATTTATCAAAACCCAAAATAATGGGAATTCTTAATCTTACGCCAGATTCGTTTTCAGATGGTGGAAAATTTAACAATGAACATGCTGCGCTAACGCAAGTGGAGAAAATGGTGAATGAAGGTGCGGAAATCATTGATATTGGTGCGCAGTCAACCAGACCGCACGCAGATCTTTTATCTTCAGAAGAAGAAATTTCACGAATTGGTAAATATATTTCCAAGATTAAAAGAACATTTCCAGAGATTCTTATTTCTTTAGATACTTTCTATTCAGACACGGTAAAGTATGGTTTTGAAGAAGGAATTGACCTCGTTAACGATGTTTCAGGTGGAAATTATGACCATAAAATGTTTGAAATGGTTGCCAGTACAGGGCTGCCTTATATTTTAATGCATGTAAATCCTACTTATGATTTGATGCATGAGAAGTTAATCGATCAGGATATTATTCTTAATATCAATTATTATTTTTCTGAAAAAATCCAACAGTTAAGAAGTTTTGGAGTGAAAGATATTATTCTGGATCCTGGTTTTGGATTTGGTAAGACGGTAGCGCAGCAACACCAAATGATTGATGAGTTAGAAACGCTCTCATTTGGTCAATATCCGCTGTTAATTGGTATTTCCAGAAAATCTTTTATCTACAAACCTTTAGGAAAATCAGCTTTAGATATTGAAGAAGAAACGCAGAAAATCCATTTAAAAGTGCTGGAGAAAGGAGCGAAAATTTTGCGTGTTCACGATGTTTTCTCAACGAAAAAAACGATTGATTTATTTTTAGAGACTTAA
- a CDS encoding DUF1599 domain-containing protein — protein sequence MQKTSKQFDEVIERCRNLFSNKLSDYGASFRVLRTSSLTDQIFIKVKSLRNFQTTGVSKVGETEEENFIAIVNYSIIGLIQLEKGFADDFKQDNTEILSLYDRYAHDAKELMLRKNHDYGEAWREMRISSITDLIYQKVLRTKQIEDNAGATLVSEGIDANYFDMLNYAVFCLIKFSEEH from the coding sequence ATGCAAAAAACATCCAAACAGTTTGACGAAGTCATTGAAAGGTGCCGAAATTTATTTAGCAACAAGCTGAGCGATTATGGTGCTTCGTTTCGGGTTTTACGAACTTCTTCGCTAACCGACCAAATTTTCATTAAAGTTAAAAGCTTACGAAATTTTCAGACCACGGGAGTCTCAAAAGTTGGCGAAACAGAGGAAGAAAATTTCATCGCTATTGTAAACTACTCTATTATCGGCTTAATACAGTTAGAAAAAGGTTTTGCAGATGATTTCAAACAGGATAATACCGAAATCCTGAGTTTATACGATCGTTATGCTCATGACGCTAAAGAGCTTATGCTTAGAAAGAATCATGATTATGGTGAAGCTTGGCGTGAGATGAGAATTTCCTCAATTACCGATTTGATTTACCAAAAAGTCCTAAGAACTAAACAGATAGAAGATAATGCCGGGGCCACTTTAGTATCCGAAGGAATCGATGCTAATTATTTCGACATGTTGAATTATGCCGTATTCTGTCTGATTAAATTTTCGGAGGAACATTAA
- a CDS encoding BT_3928 family protein, with amino-acid sequence MIKNILRIIIALVFIASGFVKAVDVVGFSFKLEEYFSPSVFNIPFLEKQALIIAVIVVAFELIFGFFLLLKTQLKFTLSILIALCVFFAFLTFYSAYFNVVTDCGCFGDAMKLEPWQSFWKDIFLLAGLLLIYFLYRNNFDQAEEKTKFKKYLSTFAFITMVFIINWGITHEPVIDFRDYKIGTDLNIEKQNIAKNPSEFKTYYSVKNKKSGEVLEVNQDDYVNEKKYWEESSPWEIEEGKTTSKLIKQGYQSEISKFKPETVEGVDLTEDILKAPKSILIFCYKPQDANINVLAQAEAKLSQEKHALILGISTNPNTFKTINNALMDGTAIKTIARSNPFVLTLQRGKIVDKRSAEDYIKQKN; translated from the coding sequence ATGATTAAAAATATACTGCGAATTATTATTGCACTCGTTTTTATTGCTTCAGGCTTTGTAAAAGCAGTAGATGTGGTTGGATTCTCATTTAAATTAGAAGAATATTTCTCACCATCCGTGTTTAATATCCCGTTTCTAGAAAAGCAAGCGCTTATAATAGCGGTGATCGTGGTGGCCTTTGAATTAATTTTTGGATTTTTTCTATTATTAAAAACTCAGTTGAAATTCACCCTTTCGATCTTAATCGCACTGTGTGTTTTCTTCGCTTTTCTAACATTTTATTCAGCTTATTTCAATGTAGTTACCGATTGTGGATGCTTTGGTGATGCTATGAAATTGGAACCTTGGCAAAGTTTCTGGAAAGACATTTTTCTATTGGCAGGTTTGCTTCTCATCTATTTTCTTTACAGAAATAATTTTGATCAAGCAGAAGAAAAAACAAAATTTAAGAAATACCTTTCTACTTTTGCTTTTATAACGATGGTTTTCATTATTAATTGGGGTATTACCCATGAACCCGTAATTGACTTTAGAGATTATAAAATTGGGACAGATCTAAATATAGAGAAGCAAAATATTGCCAAAAACCCTTCTGAATTTAAGACCTATTATTCAGTTAAAAATAAAAAATCAGGCGAAGTGCTGGAAGTAAACCAGGACGATTATGTTAATGAAAAAAAATATTGGGAAGAAAGCTCTCCATGGGAAATTGAAGAAGGAAAGACCACTTCAAAATTAATCAAACAAGGTTACCAATCGGAAATTTCTAAATTCAAACCCGAAACTGTAGAAGGTGTTGATCTAACTGAAGACATTTTAAAAGCGCCAAAATCAATTCTTATATTTTGTTACAAACCTCAAGATGCAAACATCAATGTTTTAGCACAGGCAGAAGCAAAGTTGAGTCAGGAAAAACATGCACTCATATTGGGTATCTCAACAAATCCAAATACCTTTAAGACTATCAATAATGCATTGATGGACGGTACAGCAATTAAAACGATTGCGCGAAGTAATCCTTTTGTTCTTACCTTGCAACGTGGGAAAATAGTGGACAAACGCTCTGCTGAAGATTATATAAAACAAAAAAATTAA